The following are encoded in a window of Kitasatospora sp. NBC_01250 genomic DNA:
- a CDS encoding aspartate aminotransferase family protein: MTTHEPAVQLPAPDPEEGRRVFADDRAHLFHNWAAQGAVNPIPVAGAAGRHFWDYEGKRYLDFSSQFINLNIGHAHPKVVAAIKEQADRICMIASTFANDKRGEAARLITELAPGDLGHVFFTNGGADANEHAVRMARMHTGRPKVLSAYRSYHGGTSTAISLTGDPRRWPNERSGSAAGNVAHFFGPYLYRSHFHATTEAEESARALAHLAQVIEFEGPTTIAAIMLESVVGTAGILVPPPGYLAGVRALCDKYGIVMIADEVMSGFGRTGAWFAIDHWGVTPDLITFAKGVNSGYVPLGGVLVSDAIHETFREVVYPGGLTYSGHPLACAAAVAAITAMKEEGIVENAARIGEDVLGPGLRELAERHPSIGEVRGLGVFWAVELVRNRETREMLVPYAAGAGQTGPVDEVVAACKERGMWPVYNYNRIHLVPPCTITDDEARQGLEILDEALNAADKHVE; the protein is encoded by the coding sequence ATGACCACTCACGAGCCCGCCGTGCAGCTTCCCGCCCCCGACCCGGAGGAGGGCCGCCGGGTCTTCGCCGACGACCGCGCGCACCTGTTCCACAACTGGGCCGCCCAGGGCGCCGTCAACCCGATCCCGGTGGCGGGCGCCGCCGGGCGGCACTTCTGGGACTACGAGGGCAAGCGCTACCTCGACTTCTCCTCCCAGTTCATCAACCTCAACATCGGCCACGCGCACCCCAAGGTGGTCGCGGCGATCAAGGAGCAGGCCGACCGGATCTGCATGATCGCCTCCACCTTCGCCAACGACAAGCGCGGCGAGGCGGCCCGCCTGATCACCGAGCTGGCCCCCGGCGACCTCGGCCACGTCTTCTTCACCAACGGCGGCGCCGACGCCAACGAGCACGCCGTGCGGATGGCCCGGATGCACACCGGCCGCCCCAAGGTGCTCTCCGCCTACCGCTCGTACCACGGCGGCACCTCCACCGCGATCAGCCTCACCGGCGACCCGCGCCGCTGGCCCAACGAGCGCTCGGGCAGTGCCGCCGGCAACGTCGCGCACTTCTTCGGCCCCTACCTGTACCGCTCGCACTTCCACGCCACCACCGAGGCCGAGGAGAGCGCCCGCGCGCTGGCGCACCTGGCGCAGGTGATCGAGTTCGAGGGCCCCACGACGATCGCCGCGATCATGCTGGAGAGCGTCGTGGGCACCGCCGGCATCCTGGTCCCGCCGCCCGGCTACCTGGCCGGCGTGCGCGCGCTGTGCGACAAGTACGGCATCGTGATGATCGCCGACGAGGTGATGTCCGGCTTCGGGCGCACCGGCGCGTGGTTCGCCATCGACCACTGGGGCGTCACCCCCGACCTGATCACCTTCGCCAAGGGCGTCAACTCCGGCTACGTGCCGCTCGGTGGCGTGCTCGTCTCCGACGCGATCCACGAGACGTTCCGCGAGGTCGTCTACCCCGGCGGCCTGACCTACTCAGGCCACCCGCTGGCCTGTGCCGCCGCCGTCGCCGCCATCACGGCGATGAAGGAGGAGGGCATCGTCGAGAACGCCGCCCGGATCGGCGAGGACGTGCTCGGTCCCGGCCTGCGCGAGCTGGCCGAGCGCCACCCCAGCATCGGCGAGGTGCGCGGGCTCGGCGTCTTCTGGGCCGTCGAGCTGGTCCGCAACCGCGAGACCCGCGAGATGCTGGTGCCCTACGCCGCCGGGGCGGGCCAGACCGGCCCGGTCGACGAGGTCGTCGCCGCGTGCAAGGAGCGCGGCATGTGGCCGGTGTACAACTACAACCGGATCCACCTGGTGCCGCCGTGCACCATCACCGACGACGAGGCGCGCCAGGGGCTGGAGATCCTGGACGAGGCGCTGAACGCGGCCGACAAGCACGTGGAATAA
- the metE gene encoding 5-methyltetrahydropteroyltriglutamate--homocysteine S-methyltransferase: protein MTTKSAAAATRSTVHGYPRQGRNRELKKAIEGYWKGTVTAEALLATAADLRRENWRQLTEAGIAQVPTGDFSLYDHVLDTTVAVGAIPARHRAAVDADPLDGYFAMARGTQDVAPLEMTKWFDTNYHYLVPELGPDTTFAANPAKAVAELREALALGHDARPVLVGPVTYLLLAKPAPGVAENFQPITLLDRLLPVYTDLLAQLRAAGAAWVQLDEPALVQDRTPAELNAAARAYRDLGALTDRPKLLVASYFDRLGEALPVLAKAPVEGLALDFTGPAAANLDGLAAVGGLPGKRLVAGVVDGRNIWINDLGKSLATLATLLGLAGTVDVAPSCSLLHVPLDAAAEREVDPQILRWLAFAKQKATEVALLARGLREGTGSISAELSANRADLASRAASPITRDPAVRARTAAVTEADARRAQAYPQRAAAQRARLGLPLLPTTTIGSFPQTTELRVARADLTARRIDEAAYRERIEAEVREVIAYQEKAGLDVLVHGEPERNDMVQYFAEQLTGYLATRHGWVQSYGTRYVRPPVLAGDISRPHPMTTDWFGYAQSLTDRPVKGMLTGPVTMLAWSFVRDDQPLADTAFQVALALRDEVRDLEAAGAAVVQVDEPALREKLPLRAADRPAYLDWATAAFRLATSGVRADTQIHTHMCYAEFGAIMTAIDELDADVISLEAARSHMEVAGELAGAGYPREVGPGVWDIHSPRVPSTEEAVELLRAGLAAIPAERLWVNPDCGLKTRGWPETRASLESLVGAARRLREELAG, encoded by the coding sequence TTGACCACGAAGTCCGCAGCCGCGGCAACCCGCTCCACCGTCCACGGCTACCCCCGCCAGGGCCGTAACCGGGAGCTCAAGAAGGCGATCGAGGGCTACTGGAAGGGCACGGTCACCGCCGAAGCCCTGCTGGCCACCGCCGCCGACCTGCGCCGGGAGAACTGGCGGCAGCTCACCGAGGCCGGTATCGCCCAGGTGCCCACCGGTGATTTCTCGCTCTACGACCACGTGCTGGACACCACCGTCGCCGTCGGGGCGATCCCGGCCCGCCACCGCGCCGCCGTCGACGCCGACCCGCTGGACGGGTACTTCGCGATGGCCCGCGGCACCCAGGACGTCGCGCCGCTGGAGATGACCAAGTGGTTCGACACCAACTACCACTACCTGGTGCCCGAACTCGGCCCCGACACCACCTTCGCGGCGAACCCCGCCAAGGCCGTCGCCGAGTTGCGCGAGGCGCTGGCGCTCGGCCACGACGCCCGCCCGGTGCTGGTCGGCCCGGTCACCTACCTGCTGCTGGCCAAGCCGGCGCCCGGGGTGGCCGAGAACTTCCAGCCGATCACCCTGCTGGACCGGCTGTTGCCGGTCTACACCGACCTGCTGGCGCAGCTGCGCGCCGCCGGTGCCGCGTGGGTGCAACTGGACGAGCCCGCGCTGGTGCAGGACCGCACCCCGGCCGAGCTGAACGCCGCCGCCCGCGCCTACCGTGACCTCGGTGCCCTGACCGACCGGCCGAAGCTGCTGGTCGCCAGCTACTTCGACCGCCTGGGCGAGGCGCTGCCGGTGCTCGCCAAGGCCCCGGTGGAGGGCCTGGCCCTGGACTTCACCGGGCCCGCCGCCGCCAACCTGGACGGCCTCGCCGCCGTCGGCGGGCTGCCCGGCAAGCGGCTGGTCGCCGGTGTGGTCGACGGCCGCAACATCTGGATCAACGACCTGGGGAAGTCGCTGGCCACCCTGGCGACCCTGCTCGGGCTGGCCGGTACCGTGGACGTCGCACCGTCCTGCTCGCTGCTGCACGTCCCGCTGGACGCCGCCGCCGAACGCGAGGTCGACCCGCAGATCCTGCGCTGGCTGGCCTTCGCCAAGCAGAAGGCCACCGAGGTGGCGCTGCTGGCCCGCGGTCTGCGCGAGGGCACCGGCTCGATCAGCGCCGAACTGTCCGCCAACCGCGCCGATCTGGCCTCGCGCGCCGCCTCGCCGATCACCCGGGACCCGGCCGTGCGCGCCCGCACCGCGGCCGTCACCGAGGCCGACGCCCGCCGGGCCCAGGCGTACCCGCAGCGGGCCGCCGCCCAGCGCGCCCGGCTCGGCCTGCCGCTGCTGCCGACCACCACCATCGGCTCGTTCCCGCAGACCACCGAGCTGCGGGTCGCCCGCGCGGACCTGACCGCGCGGCGGATCGACGAGGCCGCCTACCGCGAGCGTATCGAGGCCGAGGTGCGCGAGGTGATCGCCTACCAGGAGAAGGCGGGCCTGGACGTGCTGGTGCACGGCGAGCCCGAACGCAACGACATGGTGCAGTACTTCGCCGAGCAGCTCACCGGCTACCTGGCCACCCGGCACGGCTGGGTGCAGTCCTACGGCACCCGCTACGTGCGCCCGCCGGTGCTGGCCGGCGACATCTCCCGCCCGCACCCGATGACCACCGACTGGTTCGGCTACGCGCAGAGCCTGACGGACCGTCCGGTCAAGGGCATGCTCACCGGCCCGGTCACCATGCTCGCCTGGTCCTTCGTCCGCGACGACCAGCCGCTCGCGGACACCGCGTTCCAGGTGGCACTCGCCCTGCGCGACGAGGTGCGCGACCTGGAGGCCGCCGGTGCGGCCGTGGTCCAGGTCGACGAGCCGGCGCTGCGCGAGAAGCTGCCGCTGCGCGCCGCCGACCGCCCCGCCTACCTGGACTGGGCCACGGCCGCGTTCCGGCTCGCGACCTCCGGGGTGCGGGCCGACACCCAGATCCACACCCACATGTGCTACGCCGAGTTCGGCGCGATCATGACGGCCATCGACGAGCTGGACGCCGACGTCATCTCGCTGGAGGCGGCCCGCTCGCACATGGAGGTGGCCGGAGAGCTGGCCGGGGCCGGCTACCCGCGCGAGGTCGGCCCGGGCGTGTGGGACATCCACTCGCCTCGGGTGCCGAGCACCGAGGAGGCCGTCGAGCTGCTGCGCGCCGGGCTCGCGGCGATCCCCGCCGAGCGGCTCTGGGTCAACCCCGACTGCGGCCTGAAGACCCGCGGTTGGCCCGAGACCCGGGCCTCGCTGGAGAGCCTGGTCGGCGCCGCCCGCCGCCTGCGGGAGGAACTCGCCGGCTGA
- a CDS encoding quinone oxidoreductase family protein, which translates to MRAVVVEEFGGPEVLALAERPDPQPGPGELVVRLTAAGVNYKDVYEREGRSPLKAPLVAGCEGAGTVLSVGPEVTGTAPGDRVAWWAAPGSYAEQVVVPARAAVRLPADISEEAAAAVLLQGLTAHYLVTSTFRAEAGQSALIPAAAGGLGQQLARVLSRRGVHVIGTVSSEAKAAAATAAGVRDVLVVPPGGFEEADKIASQVRELTGGRGVDVVYDGVGRDTFRTGLAALRPRGTFVLVGAASGPVPPFDPQHLGSGGSLFLTRPTLVDHATDPAELAERAHEVFAWLRDGTLSADVAQRYPLAEAARAHADLQSRRTTGKLLLLP; encoded by the coding sequence ATGCGAGCAGTCGTCGTCGAGGAATTCGGCGGCCCCGAGGTCCTGGCCCTGGCCGAGCGCCCGGACCCGCAGCCCGGGCCGGGCGAGCTGGTGGTCCGGCTCACCGCCGCCGGGGTCAACTACAAGGACGTCTACGAGCGCGAGGGCCGCAGCCCGCTGAAGGCCCCGCTCGTGGCCGGCTGCGAGGGCGCCGGCACGGTGCTGTCGGTCGGCCCCGAGGTGACCGGCACCGCCCCCGGCGACCGGGTCGCCTGGTGGGCCGCGCCCGGCAGCTACGCCGAGCAGGTCGTGGTGCCCGCGCGCGCCGCCGTCCGGCTGCCCGCGGACATCAGCGAGGAGGCGGCCGCCGCCGTCCTGCTCCAGGGTCTGACGGCGCACTACCTGGTCACCAGCACCTTCCGTGCCGAGGCCGGCCAGAGCGCCCTGATCCCGGCGGCGGCCGGCGGCCTGGGCCAGCAGTTGGCCCGGGTGCTCTCGCGGCGCGGCGTGCACGTGATCGGCACCGTCTCCAGCGAGGCCAAGGCCGCCGCCGCCACCGCGGCGGGGGTGCGCGACGTGCTGGTGGTGCCGCCGGGCGGCTTCGAGGAGGCCGACAAGATCGCCTCCCAGGTGCGGGAGCTGACCGGTGGCCGGGGCGTGGACGTGGTCTACGACGGCGTGGGCCGCGACACCTTCCGCACTGGCCTGGCCGCGCTGCGCCCGCGCGGCACCTTCGTCCTGGTCGGCGCGGCCTCCGGCCCCGTGCCCCCGTTCGACCCGCAGCACCTGGGCTCCGGCGGCTCGCTCTTCCTGACCCGCCCGACGCTGGTCGACCACGCCACCGATCCCGCCGAACTCGCCGAGCGCGCCCACGAGGTGTTCGCCTGGCTGCGCGACGGAACCCTCTCGGCCGACGTCGCCCAGCGCTACCCCCTGGCCGAGGCCGCACGCGCCCACGCCGACCTGCAGAGCCGCCGCACCACGGGCAAGCTCCTCCTGCTGCCCTGA
- a CDS encoding pyridoxal phosphate-dependent decarboxylase family protein, giving the protein MSRTASAALYQPAGTAEGLESVRSLVNTALDILSEVAAARSGPVAPGGPAAARAAAAAALSAPLLPEERTAPEQALAELVRPFAQWSVDITHPAAVARMQPPPTDVAAAAELVGAVLNQSLHAWESGPFALELDRWVIAQLAELVGYDPVTAGGTLTSGGSVSNLMAMTMARDTVLADKIGRHAFQEGLLRLGVQPVVLAPQGVHFSIERAVRLLGIGEENIRTVPIDAHGRMIPAEAERILAELPEHEVAVALVAVAGSTDLGIVDPLPELAAIARAHGLWLHADAAYGAGALFSPRLRPMLRGIEEADSVTMDLHKFGWTPASSAALLVRRAETMVSFGLQPTTCLSADDDTCAGYIGSQNTSLQTTRRVDALKIAVSMRTLGREAVAQMVDTCHDLARHAAARISAEPRLELGTEPPLTAVLFRYLPGHGLDADAFNGLLRRRVMEDGRALLARTHIAQPDGGSRVFLKLMLLNPQTGTEQLDQLLDDLLALAAELEATP; this is encoded by the coding sequence TTGAGCCGCACCGCATCCGCTGCGCTCTACCAGCCCGCGGGCACCGCCGAGGGCCTGGAAAGCGTGCGCAGCCTGGTCAACACCGCGCTGGACATCCTGAGCGAGGTCGCCGCCGCGCGCAGCGGACCGGTCGCGCCCGGCGGCCCCGCCGCCGCGCGGGCCGCGGCCGCGGCGGCGCTCAGCGCCCCGCTGCTGCCCGAGGAGCGCACGGCACCCGAGCAGGCGCTGGCCGAGCTGGTGCGGCCCTTCGCCCAGTGGTCGGTGGACATCACCCACCCGGCCGCCGTGGCCCGGATGCAGCCGCCGCCCACCGACGTGGCCGCCGCCGCCGAGCTGGTGGGCGCCGTCCTCAACCAGTCCCTGCACGCCTGGGAGAGCGGACCGTTCGCCCTGGAGCTGGACCGCTGGGTGATCGCCCAGCTCGCCGAGCTGGTCGGCTACGACCCGGTGACGGCCGGCGGCACCCTCACCTCCGGCGGCAGCGTCTCCAACCTGATGGCCATGACCATGGCCCGTGACACCGTGCTGGCCGACAAGATCGGCCGGCACGCCTTCCAGGAGGGCCTGCTGCGCCTGGGCGTGCAGCCGGTCGTGCTGGCCCCGCAGGGCGTGCACTTCTCGATCGAGCGCGCGGTGCGCCTGCTGGGCATCGGCGAGGAGAACATCCGCACCGTCCCGATCGACGCACACGGCCGGATGATCCCCGCCGAGGCCGAGCGGATCCTGGCCGAACTGCCCGAGCACGAGGTCGCCGTGGCGCTGGTGGCCGTCGCCGGCTCCACCGACCTGGGCATCGTCGACCCGCTGCCGGAGCTGGCCGCCATCGCCCGCGCGCACGGCCTCTGGCTGCACGCGGACGCCGCCTACGGGGCCGGCGCGCTCTTCTCGCCGCGGCTGCGCCCGATGCTGCGGGGCATCGAGGAGGCCGACTCGGTCACCATGGACCTGCACAAGTTCGGCTGGACCCCGGCCTCCTCGGCCGCGCTGCTGGTGCGCCGGGCCGAGACCATGGTCTCGTTCGGCCTGCAGCCCACCACCTGCCTGAGCGCCGACGACGACACCTGCGCCGGCTACATCGGCTCGCAGAACACCTCGCTGCAGACCACCCGCCGGGTCGACGCGCTGAAGATCGCCGTCTCCATGCGCACCCTGGGCCGGGAGGCCGTGGCGCAGATGGTGGACACCTGCCACGACCTGGCCCGGCACGCCGCCGCCCGGATCAGCGCCGAGCCCCGCCTGGAGCTGGGCACCGAGCCGCCGCTGACCGCCGTGCTCTTCCGCTACCTGCCCGGCCACGGCCTGGACGCCGACGCGTTCAACGGCCTGCTGCGCCGCCGGGTGATGGAGGACGGCCGTGCGCTGCTCGCCCGCACCCACATCGCGCAGCCGGACGGCGGCAGCCGGGTCTTCCTCAAGCTGATGCTGCTCAACCCGCAGACCGGCACCGAGCAGCTGGACCAGCTGCTCGACGACCTGCTCGCGCTGGCCGCCGAGCTGGAGGCCACTCCCTGA
- a CDS encoding MFS transporter, producing the protein MNRPRFGGLWQDRDFLRLWAGESVSLLGAQVTQLALPLAAVYQLHASSTQLGLLNAANYAPFLGLTLFIGVWADRRRRRPLMIGANLGRAVLVGTVPLCAALGALNIWYLYLAALAIGVLTVVFDVSYQSYLPSLIDHDHLVEGNSKLSASSSVAQIGGPALGGLLISWMSAPIALLVNCVSYLVSVGSLSTIRRAEPLPEQPAERVSTARSIAEGLRMVLRNASIRAIALEAGTYNLCWMSLQTVFVLYAARHLGMSPGTIGLVLGAGAIGSLLGALGAGWLKERLGLGRAVMLELALCCCAPVLIPLAPGRGALSYALYITAFALCGLGSTMSTIHVVSLRQVITPPHLLGRVNAGCRFIAWGPLPLGALIGGWLGDEVGLRPTLWITAATFVLALLWVAFSPVRGLKDFPTDLPHQRTSASGSAPASGSASASASEDVDVEAAAAAAAPSPS; encoded by the coding sequence GTGAACCGTCCGCGTTTCGGCGGTCTGTGGCAGGACCGGGACTTCCTCAGGCTCTGGGCAGGGGAGAGCGTCTCGCTGCTCGGCGCCCAGGTCACCCAGCTGGCCCTGCCGCTGGCCGCGGTCTACCAGCTGCACGCCAGCTCCACCCAGCTCGGCCTGCTGAACGCCGCCAACTACGCGCCGTTCCTGGGCCTGACCCTGTTCATCGGGGTCTGGGCGGACCGCCGCCGGCGCCGCCCGCTGATGATCGGCGCCAACCTGGGCCGGGCGGTGCTGGTGGGCACCGTGCCGCTGTGCGCGGCGCTGGGCGCGCTGAACATCTGGTACCTGTACCTGGCCGCGCTCGCCATCGGCGTGCTCACCGTGGTGTTCGACGTCTCCTACCAGTCCTACCTGCCCTCGCTGATCGACCACGACCACCTGGTGGAGGGCAACAGCAAGCTCTCCGCGAGCAGTTCGGTCGCGCAGATCGGCGGCCCCGCGCTGGGCGGCCTGCTGATCAGCTGGATGAGCGCGCCGATCGCGCTGCTGGTCAACTGCGTCTCCTACCTGGTCTCGGTCGGCTCGCTCAGCACGATCCGCCGCGCCGAGCCGCTGCCCGAGCAGCCCGCCGAGCGCGTCTCCACCGCCCGCAGCATCGCCGAGGGCCTGCGGATGGTGCTGCGCAACGCCTCGATCCGGGCGATCGCACTGGAGGCGGGCACCTACAACCTGTGCTGGATGTCGCTGCAGACCGTCTTCGTGCTGTACGCGGCCCGCCACCTCGGGATGAGCCCGGGGACCATCGGCCTGGTGCTCGGCGCGGGCGCGATCGGCTCGCTGCTCGGCGCGCTCGGTGCCGGGTGGCTCAAGGAGCGGCTCGGTCTGGGGCGGGCGGTGATGCTGGAGCTCGCGCTGTGCTGCTGCGCGCCGGTGCTGATCCCGCTGGCCCCGGGCCGGGGAGCGCTCTCCTACGCGCTCTACATCACGGCGTTCGCGCTGTGCGGCCTGGGCTCCACCATGTCGACCATCCACGTGGTGAGCCTGCGTCAGGTCATCACCCCGCCGCACCTGCTGGGCCGGGTCAACGCGGGCTGCCGCTTCATCGCCTGGGGGCCGCTGCCGCTCGGTGCGCTGATCGGCGGCTGGCTCGGTGACGAGGTCGGGCTGCGGCCCACGCTGTGGATCACCGCCGCCACCTTCGTGCTGGCGCTGCTCTGGGTGGCGTTCTCGCCGGTGCGGGGGCTCAAGGACTTCCCGACCGACCTGCCGCACCAGCGCACGAGCGCGTCCGGGTCCGCGCCCGCGTCCGGGTCCGCGTCCGCATCCGCGTCCGAGGACGTCGATGTCGAGGCCGCTGCCGCTGCCGCTGCGCCCAGCCCGTCCTGA
- a CDS encoding methylaspartate mutase, which produces MADLHGLHLDDQVAAELPDWAETVAHLRTRRPVVEVLRAARAAGRPVVQPRCGVGGHQQMLDLLRALEPAGPGVLSVTIDSHTRLRHFDTAAETLARDPGDLNGYPLVAHGWQRGRELADAVGVPLEVRHGSPDGRELFAVALAAGLTSYEGGGIGYNLPYSKNVPLGHSLRAWQQVDALCGVLAEAGVVIDRELFGTLTAVLVPPSVSLAVTVLEAVAAAREGVRCLSIAYPQGGETHQDVAALRAVRTLAARYLDPAVEVYPVLHEFMGVFPRTRSYAELLILHGGLLARLGGAAKVINKTHQEAYGIPEAEANADGIRGAALGAGELLDFVRIDEDRVAEEQHWIEREVAELVDPVLAEGELIPAIEAAFAAGRLDIPFSASIHAHAQVVPRRDRSGAIRYADAGALPFSTAVLRRHAALLSEPPGTPERSPFEAATADIRYFLDHEDRFHTRTPHYTRSENSQRF; this is translated from the coding sequence ATGGCTGACCTGCACGGCCTGCACCTCGACGACCAGGTCGCCGCCGAACTGCCCGACTGGGCCGAAACGGTGGCGCACCTGCGCACCCGGCGCCCGGTGGTGGAGGTGCTGCGCGCCGCCCGGGCGGCCGGGCGCCCGGTGGTGCAGCCGCGCTGCGGCGTCGGCGGCCACCAGCAGATGCTGGACCTGCTGCGCGCCCTGGAGCCGGCCGGACCGGGCGTGCTGTCGGTCACCATCGACTCGCACACCCGGCTGCGGCACTTCGACACCGCCGCCGAGACGCTCGCCCGCGACCCCGGCGACCTCAACGGCTACCCGCTGGTGGCGCACGGCTGGCAGCGCGGGCGCGAACTGGCCGACGCCGTGGGCGTCCCGCTGGAGGTCCGGCACGGCTCGCCGGACGGGCGCGAGCTGTTCGCCGTCGCCCTCGCCGCCGGCCTCACCTCCTACGAGGGCGGCGGGATCGGCTACAACCTGCCCTACTCCAAGAACGTCCCGCTCGGCCACTCGCTGCGCGCCTGGCAGCAGGTCGACGCGCTGTGCGGGGTGCTCGCCGAGGCGGGCGTGGTGATCGACCGCGAGCTCTTCGGCACCCTGACCGCGGTGCTGGTGCCACCCTCGGTCAGCCTGGCCGTCACCGTGCTGGAGGCGGTGGCCGCGGCCCGCGAGGGCGTGCGCTGCCTGTCGATCGCCTACCCGCAGGGCGGCGAGACCCACCAGGACGTGGCCGCGCTGCGCGCCGTGCGCACACTGGCCGCCCGCTACCTGGACCCGGCCGTCGAGGTCTACCCGGTGCTGCACGAGTTCATGGGCGTCTTCCCGCGCACCCGCTCCTACGCCGAGCTGCTGATCCTGCACGGCGGCCTGCTCGCCCGGCTCGGCGGCGCCGCCAAGGTGATCAACAAGACCCACCAGGAGGCCTACGGCATCCCCGAGGCCGAGGCGAACGCCGACGGCATCCGGGGCGCCGCGCTCGGCGCCGGCGAGCTGCTCGACTTCGTGCGGATCGACGAGGACCGGGTGGCCGAGGAGCAGCACTGGATCGAACGCGAGGTCGCCGAACTCGTCGACCCGGTGCTCGCCGAGGGCGAGTTGATCCCCGCGATCGAGGCCGCCTTCGCCGCCGGGCGCCTGGACATCCCCTTCAGCGCCAGCATCCACGCCCACGCGCAGGTCGTGCCGCGCCGCGACCGCTCCGGCGCCATCCGCTACGCCGACGCCGGCGCGCTGCCGTTCTCCACGGCCGTGCTGCGCCGGCACGCCGCGCTGCTGAGCGAGCCGCCCGGGACGCCCGAGCGCTCCCCGTTCGAGGCGGCCACCGCCGACATCCGCTACTTCCTCGACCACGAGGACCGTTTCCACACCCGTACACCGCACTACACGCGGTCCGAGAACTCGCAGAGGTTTTGA
- a CDS encoding cobalamin-dependent protein (Presence of a B(12) (cobalamin)-binding domain implies dependence on cobalamin itself, in one of its several forms, or in some unusual lineages, dependence on a cobalamin-like analog.), with product MNTADGSMDRLVILGVAESDAHAVANQLIAMQLRAHGFTVVNLGVCTPLADFADAHDRHPEAEAVLIGTLNGHAHQDLRTLPGLRAAGRLRCPVVVGGNLSVGSRKADTDRQRLLDLGVDHLLDDASGLILLLDMVHAARAAELQHG from the coding sequence ATGAACACCGCTGACGGGTCGATGGACCGCCTGGTCATCCTGGGCGTGGCCGAGAGCGACGCGCACGCCGTGGCCAACCAGCTGATCGCCATGCAGTTGCGGGCCCACGGCTTCACCGTGGTCAACCTCGGCGTGTGCACCCCGCTGGCCGACTTCGCCGACGCCCACGACCGCCACCCCGAGGCCGAGGCCGTGCTGATCGGCACCCTCAACGGCCACGCCCACCAGGACCTGCGCACCCTGCCCGGGCTGCGCGCCGCCGGGCGGCTGCGCTGCCCGGTCGTCGTCGGCGGCAACCTGTCGGTCGGCAGCCGCAAGGCCGACACCGACCGGCAGCGCCTGCTCGACCTGGGCGTGGACCACCTGCTGGACGACGCGAGCGGCCTGATCCTGCTGCTCGACATGGTGCACGCCGCCCGGGCGGCCGAGTTGCAGCATGGCTGA
- a CDS encoding fatty acid desaturase yields the protein MRSEVYRPFAPAAGHEAADDPVRESMRRLPAAFALPLTLLTGRPLADQPRTAYTPTRHLVNASVSVTAGLAAGALALAAGRWWLLLVPVGWAMTLHGARNLRMMVYHQCAHLNMWGHKRRDVLLGRTIAALLVIQDFGRYSTEHVSDHHAVHHMTLRDPTVQAFLVSLGLRPGMSRREMWRRTLLKTVSPVFHARFLTARIRSYFHSAEPAWRTGTALGWVAVAGLATLLHLWVLLLVAWVVPMTVLYQVSNTFRLCVKHTFPAPDEPVRRGRDYFAALTNAIFIGEAAPPPGLPPVRRAAAWARWGGRMLLVHFPARYLVLTGDTVVHDFHHRAPMSRDWANYLFAREDDHRRGHPGWPAYHHVWGLVAAIDLVFDSLRHADPEEYHPDRLAEVNHRELFAAFED from the coding sequence GTGAGATCCGAGGTGTACCGCCCGTTTGCGCCGGCCGCCGGGCACGAGGCGGCGGACGACCCCGTCCGCGAGTCGATGCGGCGGCTGCCCGCCGCGTTCGCCCTGCCGCTGACCCTGCTGACGGGCCGTCCGCTCGCCGACCAGCCCCGCACCGCGTACACCCCGACCAGGCACCTGGTCAACGCCTCGGTGTCGGTCACCGCGGGCCTGGCCGCCGGCGCGCTCGCGCTGGCGGCCGGGCGCTGGTGGCTGCTGCTGGTGCCGGTGGGCTGGGCGATGACCCTGCACGGCGCCCGCAACCTGCGCATGATGGTCTACCACCAGTGCGCCCACCTCAACATGTGGGGCCACAAGCGCCGCGACGTGCTGCTCGGCCGCACGATCGCCGCGCTGCTGGTGATCCAGGACTTCGGCCGCTACAGCACCGAGCACGTCTCCGACCACCACGCCGTGCACCACATGACGCTGCGCGATCCCACCGTGCAGGCGTTCCTGGTCAGCCTAGGACTGCGCCCGGGGATGAGCCGGCGCGAGATGTGGCGCCGCACGCTGCTCAAGACCGTCTCCCCGGTCTTCCACGCGCGCTTCCTGACCGCCAGGATCCGCTCCTACTTCCACTCCGCCGAGCCGGCCTGGCGCACCGGCACCGCCCTCGGGTGGGTCGCGGTGGCGGGGCTGGCGACCCTGCTGCACCTGTGGGTCCTCCTGCTGGTCGCCTGGGTCGTCCCGATGACCGTGCTCTACCAGGTCAGCAACACCTTCCGGCTCTGCGTCAAGCACACCTTCCCCGCCCCCGACGAGCCGGTGCGCCGCGGCCGGGACTACTTCGCCGCCCTGACCAACGCGATCTTCATCGGCGAGGCGGCCCCGCCGCCCGGCCTGCCGCCGGTGCGCCGGGCGGCGGCCTGGGCCCGGTGGGGCGGCCGGATGCTGCTGGTGCACTTCCCCGCCCGCTACCTGGTGCTCACCGGCGACACCGTGGTGCACGACTTCCACCACCGCGCCCCGATGAGCCGGGACTGGGCCAACTACCTGTTCGCCCGCGAGGACGACCACCGGCGCGGGCACCCCGGGTGGCCGGCCTACCACCACGTCTGGGGCCTGGTGGCCGCCATCGACCTGGTCTTCGACTCGCTGCGCCACGCCGACCCCGAGGAGTACCACCCCGACCGCCTGGCCGAGGTCAACCACCGCGAACTGTTCGCCGCCTTCGAGGACTGA